From the Cyanobacteria bacterium FACHB-DQ100 genome, one window contains:
- a CDS encoding photosystem I reaction center protein subunit XI, translating into MADELIKPYNGDPFAGHLSTPISDSAFTRAFIGNLPAYRKGLSPLLRGLEIGMAHGYFLVGPWTLLGPLRDSQEAAIGGLISAVALILIATACLSIYGLATFQGEKTSSDSLQTSEGWSQFTGGFFVGATGGAFVAYLLIANFSIVDKIFTGAFN; encoded by the coding sequence ATGGCTGACGAGCTTATCAAACCTTATAACGGCGATCCGTTTGCCGGACACCTCTCGACCCCTATCAGTGATTCTGCCTTCACCCGCGCCTTCATTGGCAACCTACCCGCTTACCGCAAAGGGCTTTCTCCCTTGCTGCGCGGGCTGGAAATCGGAATGGCACATGGTTACTTCTTAGTCGGTCCTTGGACATTGCTCGGACCGCTGCGGGATTCACAAGAAGCCGCGATCGGTGGACTCATTTCCGCTGTCGCACTCATCTTGATTGCAACCGCTTGTCTTTCGATCTACGGTTTAGCAACCTTCCAAGGAGAAAAAACCTCCTCGGATTCGCTGCAAACCTCCGAAGGTTGGAGCCAATTTACAGGCGGATTCTTCGTTGGTGCAACAGGTGGCGCATTCGTCGCTTACCTGCTGATCGCTAACTTCTCGATCGTAGACAAGATCTTTACGGGTGCATTCAACTAG
- the glcF gene encoding glycolate oxidase subunit GlcF: protein MQTSDSVANPGFDAHNPPDPKLIDSCVHCGFCLSTCPSYRVIGKEMDSPRGRIYLMDGINEGEIPLNAATVQHFDSCLGCLACVTTCPSGVQYDKLIGATRPQVERKEPRSLPQKLLRQFIFSVFPYPNRMRALLRPLGLYQKSGLQKLVRSLKFLDAIAPQLSAMEAILPEIPARAFTDSIPALIPALGEKRYRVGMLLGCVQRLFNPDVNDATVRVLTANGCEVVVPQVQGCCGALSHHQGQEEEAKQFARRMIDTFADTGVDAILINASGCGHTMKEYSHLLQDDPNYRTKAEAFVRKVKDVQEFLAEVGLTAPLSPLQDQPLTLVYQDACHMLHGQKISVQPRQLLRKIPGVQLREPVDAALCCGSAGIYNILQPEVANELGRQKVENLTNTRAEIIASANIGCYVQISRHLKLQDKSVPVLHPMQLLDYSIRGIRLKDLQLL from the coding sequence ATGCAAACCTCTGACTCCGTAGCCAATCCCGGTTTTGATGCTCACAATCCCCCCGATCCAAAGCTGATCGATTCTTGTGTACATTGTGGTTTCTGTTTATCGACTTGTCCGAGCTATCGCGTCATCGGTAAGGAAATGGACTCGCCGCGAGGACGCATTTACCTGATGGATGGCATTAACGAAGGTGAAATCCCGCTGAATGCCGCGACGGTGCAGCATTTTGACTCTTGCCTAGGGTGTCTTGCCTGTGTGACAACTTGCCCATCCGGTGTGCAGTACGACAAGCTGATCGGCGCAACTCGTCCACAAGTTGAGCGCAAAGAGCCGCGATCGCTCCCCCAAAAGCTCTTACGCCAATTTATTTTCTCGGTGTTTCCCTATCCAAATCGGATGCGGGCATTACTGCGACCGTTGGGACTTTATCAAAAATCAGGATTGCAAAAGTTAGTGCGATCGCTGAAATTTTTGGACGCGATCGCGCCGCAACTGTCTGCAATGGAAGCGATCTTACCGGAGATTCCCGCCAGAGCCTTTACCGATTCAATTCCCGCACTGATTCCCGCCCTAGGTGAAAAGCGGTATCGAGTGGGGATGCTTCTGGGTTGTGTGCAGCGTTTGTTCAATCCAGACGTGAATGATGCAACGGTTCGAGTCTTAACTGCGAACGGCTGTGAAGTGGTTGTGCCGCAAGTTCAAGGTTGTTGTGGGGCATTGTCGCATCACCAGGGACAAGAAGAGGAAGCAAAACAATTTGCGCGGCGAATGATTGATACGTTTGCCGATACCGGAGTCGATGCAATCTTGATCAATGCTTCTGGCTGTGGTCACACGATGAAAGAATATAGTCATCTATTGCAGGATGATCCAAACTATCGCACCAAAGCAGAAGCCTTTGTTCGTAAGGTCAAAGATGTGCAAGAGTTTCTGGCTGAAGTTGGGCTGACTGCACCGTTGTCCCCGTTGCAAGATCAACCGTTAACGTTGGTTTATCAAGATGCGTGTCATATGCTGCATGGTCAGAAAATCAGTGTTCAACCGCGTCAATTGTTGCGGAAGATTCCAGGAGTCCAATTACGGGAGCCTGTAGATGCAGCATTATGTTGTGGCAGTGCGGGAATTTATAACATTCTTCAACCAGAAGTCGCGAACGAGTTAGGGCGGCAGAAAGTGGAGAACTTAACCAATACCAGAGCAGAGATTATTGCCTCTGCGAACATTGGTTGCTATGTGCAGATTTCTCGGCACCTGAAGCTGCAAGATAAATCAGTTCCAGTGTTGCACCCGATGCAACTGTTGGATTACTCAATTCGCGGGATTCGGTTGAAAGATCTACAACTTCTTTAA